A stretch of the Takifugu flavidus isolate HTHZ2018 chromosome 1, ASM371156v2, whole genome shotgun sequence genome encodes the following:
- the ghitm gene encoding growth hormone-inducible transmembrane protein, producing MFVARLTCLRSLPLVGLRPLLSQSSLATRAPILKVNPPQFRLQQGFSSKARFGFRRGRTARDQIKEAAFEPATDTAIKIDSLGRMVLAGGAAVGLGALCYYGLGMSNEIGAIEKAMIWPQYVKDRIHSTYMYFAGSVGLTALSAVAMSRNPAIMGLMMSGSWLAIGATFAAMIGAGMLVRSISYENSPVPKHLAWMFHAGVMGAVIAPLTLLGGPLMLRAAWYTAGIVGGLSTVAMCAPSEKFLSMGGPLAVGFGVVFASSLGSMFLPPTSAFGAGLYSVAVYGGLVLFSMFLLYDTQKVIKRAETHPLYGVQKYDPINACMGIYMDTLNIFMRLVMILANGGGNRRK from the exons ATGTTTGTGGCGAGGCTGACGTGCCTGAGGAGTCTTCCTCTTGTTGGActccgtcctctcctgtctcagAGTTCTCTAGCTACTAGAGCACCCATCCTAAAGGTCAATCCTCCTCAGTTCAGGCTCCAACAG GGGTTTTCCTCCAAAGCCAGGTTTGGTTTCCGTCGTGGGAGGACGGCCAGGGACCAGATTAAAGAAGCAGCTTTTGAGCCAGCAACAGATACTGCCATTAAAA TTGACAGTCTGGGCAGAATGGTTCTggcaggaggtgcagcagtCGGCCTTGGAGCTCTGTGCTACTACGGACTGGGCATGTCCAATGAAATCGGTGCCATTGAGAAAGCGAT GATCTGGCCCCAATATGTGAAGGACAGAATCCACTCCACCTACATGTACTTTGCAGGCAGTGTTGGGCTGACAGCTTTGTCAGCTGTAGCAATGAGCAGGAATCCAGCAATAATGGGTCTGATGATGAGCGGATCCTGGCTG GCAATTGGTGCAACCTTTGCAGCGATGATTGGTGCTGGCATGCTGGTCAGGTCCATTTCCTATGAGAACAGCCCAGTTCCCAAGCACCTGGCCTGGATGTTCCACGCAG GTGTGATGGGTGCTGTCATTGCACCTCTCACTCTCCTGGGGGGACCCCTGATGTTGAGAGCTGCCTGGTACACAGCAGGCATCGTGGGAGGTCTGTCTACAGTTGCTATGTGTGCCCCCAGTGAGAAGTTCCTCAGTATGGGGGGACCTTTGGCTGTTGGATTTGGAGTGGTCTTTGCATCTTCCCTCG GATCAATGTTCCTTCCACCCACTTCTGCGTTTGGAGCTGGCCTGTATTCAGTGGCTGTTTATGGAGGCCTGGTCCTGTTCAGCATGTTCCTGCTCTACGATACACAGAAGGTCATTAAGAGAGCAGAGACGCACCCTCTTTACGGAGTACAGAAATATGACCCCATTAACGC GTGTATGGGGATTTACATGGACACGCTGAACATCTTCATGAGGCTGGTGATGATTCTGGCTAACGGTGGTGGAAACAGGAGGAAGTAA
- the slc18a3b gene encoding probable vesicular acetylcholine transporter-B: MDEEGAASGLAKSAAVKLSEMSERTKQLGTAMKDPHQQRRIILVIVCVALLLDNMLYMVIVPIIPDYLADLESEQSEHVHVVMHPNTSANSTSQDKSFKDNLDVQIGVLFASKAILQLLVNPLSGTFIDRVGYDIPLLIGLSVMFASTCIFAFAENYATLFVARSLQGLGSAFADTSGLAMIADKYTEESERSTALGIALAFISFGSLVAPPFGGILYEFAGKRVPFIVLACICLADGFLFLTVIKPFSNRTRENMPVGTPIYKLMIDPYIAVVAGALTVCNIPLAFLEPTIANWMETTMHSSQWEMGLTWLPAFFPHVLGVYITVKLAAKNPHLQWFYGALGMVIIGAMSCTVPACKTFGELIAPLCGICFGIALVDTALLPTLAFLVDVRHVSVYGSVYAIADISYSVAYAMGPIVAGQIVHNLGFVQLNLGMGLVNVLYAPALLLLRNVCQMKPSFSERDNLLEEPPQGLYDTIKMEERRVKKKGYSSAGNCVPVDGNGFDPFKAQRSLSEESSGAECT; encoded by the coding sequence ATGGATGAAGAAGGAGCAGCATCCGGACTGGCCAAATCTGCCGCTGTGAAACTGTCCGAGATGAGTGAAAGGACCAAGCAGTTAGGCACCGCGATGAAGGATCCACATCAGCAAAGACGGATCATATTGGTGATCGTCTGCGTGGCTCTCCTGCTGGACAATATGCTCTACATGGTAATCGTGCCAATTATCCCAGACTATCTAGCGGATCTGGAGAGTGAGCAGTCAGAGCACGTCCACGTAGTGATGCACCCCAACACCTCAGCCAACAGCACAAGCCAAGACAAAAGCTTCAAGGACAATTTAGATGTCCAGATTGGAGTACTCTTCGCATCTAAAgccatcctgcagctgctaGTCAACCCACTGTCGGGAACTTTTATAGACCGTGTTGGATACGACATTCCACTTTTAATTGGGCTGAGTGTTATGTTCGCGTCTACCTGCATATTTGCGTTCGCGGAGAACTATGCTACCCTCTTTGTGGCCAGAAGTTTGCAGGGGTTGGGTTCGGCTTTCGCCGATACGTCTGGACTCGCGATGATAGCAGACAAATACACAGAGGAGTCGGAGAGGAGCACGGCGCTGGGCATCGCTCTCGCGTTTATCTCTTTCGGGAGTCTGGTGGCGCCTCCTTTTGGGGGAATCCTGTACGAGTTCGCGGGTAAGAGGGTGCCCTTCATCGTGCTCGCCTGCATTTGCCTTGCGGACGGCTTCCTGTTCCTGACGGTGATCAAGCCATTCTCAAACAGGACTAGAGAGAACATGCCAGTTGGCACTCCCATATACAAACTCATGATTGACCCGTACATAGCTGTCGTGGCCGGGGCGCTGACAGTGTGCAACATCCCCCTGGCTTTTCTCGAGCCCACCATAGCCAACTGGATGGAGACCACCATGCACTCCTCTCAGTGGGAGATGGGCCTCACCTGGCTCCCCGCCTTCTTCCCCCATGTGTTAGGTGTGTACATAACGGTTAAATTGGCCGCGAAAAACCCACATCTACAGTGGTTCTATGGAGCTCTGGGTATGGTGATCATAGGGGCGATGTCCTGCACAGTCCCTGCATGTAAAACTTTTGGGGAGCTCATAGCCCCATTGTGCGGTATTTGTTTTGGCATTGCACTGGTAGACACCGCCCTGCTGCCAACGCTTGCGTTTTTAGTCGACGTGCGACACGTTTCCGTGTACGGAAGCGTTTATGCAATTGCAGATATTTCCTATTCTGTTGCGTATGCCATGGGGCCTATAGTGGCCGGTCAGATCGTGCACAATCTCGGGTTCGTGCAGCTGAATCTGGGTATGGGCCTCGTCAATGTGCTTTACGCAccagctttgctgctgctgcgcaaCGTGTGCCAAATGAAACCGTCCTTCTCCGAGAGAGATAACCTGTTAGAGGAGCCACCGCAGGGGCTGTACGATACAATcaagatggaagagaggagggttAAAAAGAAGGGCTACAGTTCAGCTGGGAATTGCGTGCCAGTAGATGGAAATGGGTTCGATCCCTTCAAAGCACAGCGGTCTTTGTCAGAGGAGTCGTCCGGCGCGGAGTGTACTTAG